In the genome of Salinigranum halophilum, the window GCGCCGGCGGCGGGAACGCGCGAGACGGCCGTGTTGTCGACGACGTACGAGACGACGACTTCGAGCAGGCTGATGGCCGACGAGAGCGCGGCGATGAGCACGACGACGAAGAAGGTGGCACCGAGGAGGCGGCCGGCCGGGAGGGTGGCGAACGCGCCGGCGACGGAGATGAACACCGCGCCGGGACCGCTCGTGTTGGGGTCGACCCCCTGGGCGAACAGCAGCGGGAAGACGACGAGGCCGGCGAGCACGCCGACGAGCGTGTTGAGCGCGACGATAGAGCCCGCGTCGGCGACGAGCGAGTCCTCGCCGTCGACGTAGGAGGCGTACGTGACCATCGCGCCCATCCCGAGCGACAGCGAGAAGAACGCCTGCCCCACCGCGAACGGGACGATCTCCGCGAGGTTCGCACGCAGCGTCCCGAAGTCGGGCGAGAGGAAGTACGCGTAGCCGGCGCTCGCGCCGTCGAGGGTGAACGCGTAGGCGGCGAGACCGACGAGGATGACGAGCACCGAGGGGACCATCACCTTCGTCGCGCGCTCGATGCCGTTCTCGACGCCGAAGGCGACGACGCCGACGACGAGCGTCATGAAGACGGCGTGGGCGACGAGCGCGTCGGTGCCGGCGGAGACCGTCGAGAAGAAGCCGGCGGCGTCGCCGAAGTAGCCGCCGGTCGGCGACGCGACGATGTAGCGGATGACCCAGCCGCCG includes:
- a CDS encoding sodium-dependent transporter, whose protein sequence is MTERETWASRVGFVLAAVGSAVGLGNIWQFPFKTGEFGGASFLVVYLAAAVGIGLPAILAEFVVGRRAKQNTIDAFGSLGGRRWKLVGALGLFIGFWILSYYSVVGGWVIRYIVASPTGGYFGDAAGFFSTVSAGTDALVAHAVFMTLVVGVVAFGVENGIERATKVMVPSVLVILVGLAAYAFTLDGASAGYAYFLSPDFGTLRANLAEIVPFAVGQAFFSLSLGMGAMVTYASYVDGEDSLVADAGSIVALNTLVGVLAGLVVFPLLFAQGVDPNTSGPGAVFISVAGAFATLPAGRLLGATFFVVVLIAALSSAISLLEVVVSYVVDNTAVSRVPAAGALGGSIFLLGVPSALSTAWLGWFDTLAYQLLLPLSVLCILLFVGWQFGREATTELLRGSRLAVGVGTVWLWTVRVVVFVAVLGTLALGLQTLFLGGAIVPPI